Proteins co-encoded in one Paracrocinitomix mangrovi genomic window:
- a CDS encoding adenosine deaminase → MNTSIEDFIAGIPKAELHLHIEGTFEPELMFKIAKRNNKQIKYNTVEELKKAYSFNNLQEFLDIYYAGANVLITEEDFYDLTWAYLKKVHSQNLVHTEIFFDPQTHTDRGISFDTVIKGIYRALEDGKQKLGVSYKLIMSFLRHLSEESAFETLEQAMPYKDWIAGVGLDSSEVGNPPSKFERVFKKAQEAGFLTVAHAGEEGPAEYIWEAINLLGITRIDHGNRSMDDPELVKKLAENQIPLTLCPLSNLELCVINDLKDHPVVKMMEQGLLVTVNSDDPAYFGGYMNENYLGIAKALNMSKEQITELAKNSFKASLLTEVEKDKRIAEIEAYFQSHKN, encoded by the coding sequence ATGAACACCTCAATCGAAGATTTCATAGCCGGAATCCCAAAGGCAGAACTGCACTTACATATTGAAGGAACTTTTGAACCTGAATTAATGTTTAAAATTGCCAAACGCAACAACAAACAGATCAAATATAATACGGTAGAAGAGCTAAAGAAAGCATACAGTTTTAATAATCTTCAAGAGTTTTTGGACATCTATTATGCGGGAGCAAATGTATTGATCACAGAAGAAGATTTTTATGATTTAACCTGGGCGTATTTAAAGAAAGTACATAGCCAGAATTTAGTGCATACTGAGATATTTTTTGATCCGCAAACGCATACAGATAGAGGAATTTCGTTTGACACTGTAATTAAAGGGATTTACCGTGCTTTGGAAGATGGAAAACAAAAATTGGGTGTTTCTTATAAATTGATCATGTCCTTTTTAAGACATCTTAGCGAAGAATCTGCATTTGAAACTTTAGAGCAAGCAATGCCTTATAAAGATTGGATAGCCGGAGTAGGATTAGATTCATCTGAAGTAGGAAATCCTCCTTCAAAATTTGAAAGAGTATTCAAAAAGGCTCAAGAAGCAGGCTTTTTAACTGTTGCACATGCCGGAGAAGAAGGACCAGCAGAGTATATTTGGGAAGCAATTAACTTATTGGGAATTACCAGAATTGATCATGGAAACAGATCAATGGATGATCCTGAATTGGTAAAAAAATTAGCCGAAAATCAAATTCCGCTAACACTTTGTCCATTGTCTAACCTGGAGCTTTGCGTGATTAATGACCTAAAAGATCATCCTGTAGTGAAGATGATGGAACAAGGATTATTGGTTACAGTTAATTCTGATGATCCGGCTTATTTTGGAGGATACATGAATGAAAATTATTTAGGAATTGCTAAAGCCTTGAATATGTCTAAAGAACAGATCACCGAATTGGCTAAAAACAGTTTTAAAGCAAGTCTTTTAACGGAAGTTGAAAAAGACAAAAGAATTGCAGAAATTGAAGCTTACTTTCAGTCACACAAAAACTAG
- a CDS encoding FAD binding domain-containing protein codes for MVAFILNNELVKTELPTGSLLLDLIRYDKCLTGTKIGCREGDCGACTVLIGTLKDGKIQYENATSCLTPIGNVQGKHVVTIEGLNMDDLTPVQQYMVKESGTQCGFCTVGFVVSLSGFCLANKNATYEDVIASIDGNICRCTGYKSIERAAQHITDELKGKDTDQTVNWLVDQQFIPSYFNTIAERLAEINNNSLKGEGKIVGGGTDLYVQQPDDLIVQNVNHISNYPNLKVIKVMDGICTVGGGTTVSDILNNTSFNEMFPRLKEHLKLVSSSPIRNISTLAGNFVNASPIGDMTAFFLALNAKITFENDRSIYLKDLYKGYKDLDMEKNEMIKNISFKVPSKNAQFNLEKVSKRIHLDIASVNTAALIEVENEIIVNANISAGGVGPIPTYLDNTCSFLIGKNLNAETIVEANKVLQKEISPITDVRGTEDYKRLLLRQLFFAHFITLYPEKIALEEMV; via the coding sequence GTGGTAGCGTTTATATTAAATAATGAATTGGTTAAAACTGAACTACCGACAGGTTCATTGTTGCTAGACCTTATCAGGTATGACAAATGTTTAACCGGAACTAAAATTGGTTGCCGAGAAGGAGATTGTGGCGCCTGTACAGTTTTAATTGGAACTTTGAAAGATGGCAAGATTCAATATGAAAATGCCACTTCATGTTTAACACCAATTGGAAATGTGCAAGGAAAGCATGTTGTTACCATTGAAGGATTGAACATGGACGATTTGACTCCAGTTCAGCAATATATGGTTAAAGAATCCGGTACACAATGCGGATTTTGTACAGTTGGATTTGTCGTTTCATTATCCGGATTTTGTTTGGCAAATAAAAATGCTACTTACGAAGATGTCATTGCTTCTATTGATGGAAACATTTGTAGATGTACCGGCTATAAATCCATTGAAAGAGCAGCACAGCACATTACAGACGAATTGAAAGGAAAAGATACTGATCAAACTGTAAATTGGTTAGTTGATCAACAATTCATACCATCATATTTTAACACAATAGCTGAAAGATTAGCTGAGATCAATAATAATTCGTTGAAAGGAGAAGGTAAAATAGTTGGTGGGGGAACAGATCTTTATGTACAGCAACCGGATGATCTGATAGTTCAAAACGTAAATCACATCTCTAATTATCCAAATTTGAAGGTGATAAAAGTGATGGATGGTATTTGTACCGTTGGAGGCGGAACTACTGTATCTGACATTTTAAATAACACCTCATTTAATGAGATGTTTCCAAGGTTGAAAGAACACCTTAAATTGGTTTCATCTTCACCTATTCGGAATATTTCTACCCTTGCCGGGAACTTTGTAAATGCTTCTCCTATTGGGGACATGACCGCCTTTTTCCTGGCATTGAATGCTAAAATCACTTTTGAAAATGATCGATCTATTTATTTGAAAGACCTTTACAAAGGTTACAAGGATCTGGACATGGAGAAGAATGAGATGATCAAAAACATCTCCTTTAAAGTACCATCTAAAAATGCTCAATTCAACCTTGAAAAAGTGAGTAAACGAATCCATTTGGATATTGCTTCTGTCAATACAGCTGCTTTGATTGAAGTTGAAAATGAAATAATTGTAAACGCAAATATATCAGCAGGAGGTGTAGGACCTATTCCAACTTATTTAGATAATACATGCTCTTTTCTTATTGGAAAGAATTTAAATGCTGAAACTATAGTGGAGGCAAATAAAGTATTGCAAAAAGAGATCAGTCCTATTACAGATGTAAGAGGAACAGAAGATTATAAACGACTACTGTTAAGACAGCTTTTCTTTGCGCATTTCATTACGTTGTATCCTGAAAAAATTGCATTGGAGGAGATGGTATGA